A portion of the Manihot esculenta cultivar AM560-2 chromosome 2, M.esculenta_v8, whole genome shotgun sequence genome contains these proteins:
- the LOC110609710 gene encoding dehydrin Xero 1, producing MAHYQDQYQAGSYKDEYGNPIRPTDEYGYPIQQTGTPGTGTYGTGGAYAGAPESGTDFGVGHDKDRHGVSGMLHRSGSSSSSSSEDDGHGGRRKKGLKQKIKEKLPGHHKEEKSHATSTTTPGGYHAAEEHHQSGGIVDKIKEKLPGAHHHTHQQGHHY from the exons aTGGCACACTACCAAGACCAATATCAGGCTGGTTCCTACAAGGATGAATATGGCAATCCAATTCGCCCAACCGACGAATATGGCTATCCAATCCAGCAAACTGGGACCCCTGGCACTGGTACATATGGGACAGGGGGCGCTTATGCTGGCGCACCAGAGAGTGGCACCGACTTTGGCGTCGGACATGACAAAGATCGCCATGGTGTCTCTGGCATGCTTCACCGTTCTGGAAGCTCAAGCTCTAGCTCC TCTGAAGATGATGGACATGGTGGGAGGAGGAAGAAAGGGCTGAAGCAGAAGATAAAGGAGAAGTTACCAGGGCATCATAAGGAGGAAAAATCTCATGCCACCTCTACTACTACGCCAGGTGGATACCATGCAGCGGAGGAGCACCATCAAAGCGGAGGAATAGTTGACAAGATTAAGGAGAAGCTTCCAGGGGCGCACCACCACACCCACCAGCAGGGCCACCACTACTAG
- the LOC110609060 gene encoding uncharacterized protein LOC110609060 isoform X1, with product MAKHPVGCLPFQKRCLFVLLIMLSISTVIAFLIKAAFDSCDRRLEVAHKPLHSSLNALSTKTPPNPLTFMKSKQVLLVSHELSLSDEWIVISGGPLLLMELAFLLRGVGAEVFWVTIQKPSETDEVIYNLEQKMLVRGVQVLSAKGQEAIGTALKADIVVLNTAVAGKWLDAILKENIPHVLSKVLWWIHEMRGHYFKLDYVKHLPTVAGAMIDSHVTAQYWKNRTQERLRIKMPETYVVHLGNSKELMEVAEDGVAKRVLREHIRESLGVRDEDLLFAIINSVSRGKGQDLFLRSFFESLELIQVKKLKVPSMHAVIVGSDMTAQTKFETELRNFVMQKKIQDRVHFVNKTLTVAPYLAAVDVLVQNSQARGECFGRITIEAMAFQLPVLGTAAGGTTEIVVNGTTGLLHPVGKDGVTPLAKNIVKLATHVERRLTMGKRGYERVKEMFLEHHMAHRIAAVLKEVLRKSKGHPHP from the exons ATGGCCAAACACCCCGTCGGTTGCCTTCCGTTTCAGAAGCGATGCCTCTTCGTTCTCCTTATTATGCTCTCCATCTCCACTGTCATCGCTTTTCTCATCAAAGCCGCTTTCGACTCCTGCGATCGCCGCTTGGAAGTTGCTCACAAGCCGCTTCATTCCTCTCTCAACGCTTTGTCAACCAAGACGCCTCCTAATCCTCTCACTTTCATGAAGTCTAAGCAAGTTCTCTTGGTCTCGCATGAGCTCTCTCTGTCAG ATGAATGGATTGTAATCAGTG GTGGACCATTGTTGTTGATGGAATTAGCTTTTCTATTAAGAGGCGTTGGTGCTGAAGTTTTTTGGGTTACCATCCAGAAACCTTCAGAAACTGATGAGGTGATATACAATTTAGAGCAAAAGATGCTTGTCCGAGGAGTACAG GTATTGTCTGCAAAAGGCCAAGAAGCTATAGGTACTGCTCTTAAAGCCGATATAGTTGTTTTGAATACTGCTGTTGCTGGGAAATGGCTAGATGCTATTCTGAAGGAAAACATTCCTCATGTTCTCTCAAAAGTGTTGTGGTGGATTCATGAAATGCGAGGGCATTATTTTAAATTGGACTATGTTAAGCACTTGCCTACAGTTGCTGGTGCTATGATTGATTCACATGTGACGGCACAATATTGGAAAAATAGGACTCAAGAACGGTTGag GATCAAAATGCCTGAGACCTATGTTGTTCACCTTGGGAATAGCAAGGAACTTATGGAGGTTGCTGAAGATGGTGTGGCGAAGAGGGTACTGCGTGAACATATTCGGGAGTCTCTTGGCGTTCGAGATGAAGATTTACTTTTCGCCATAATTAACA GTGTTTCGCGTGGAAAAGGCCAGGATCTCTTTTTGCGTTCCTTTTTCGAGAGCTTGGAGTTGATCCAAGTAAAGAAGTTGAAGGTGCCATCAATGCATGCAGTAATTGTGGGCAGTGACATGACTGCTCAGACCAAGTTTGAGACAGAATTGCGGAACTTTGTGATGCAGAAAAAGATTCAGGATCGTGTTCACTTTGTAAATAAAACTCTTACTGTAGCTCCTTACCTAGCTGCCGTTGATGTTCTTGTTCAGAATTCACAG GCACGGGGAGAATGCTTTGGGAGGATAACCATAGAAGCCATGGCATTTCAGTTGCCTGTGTTG GGAACAGCAGCAGGTGGCACCACAGAGATTGTTGTGAATGGGACTACTGGTTTATTGCATCCTGTTGGAAAAGATGGGGTCACACCCCTCGCAAAAAATATAGTCAAACTTGCCACTCATGTTGAGAGGAGGCTTACAATGGGGAAGAGAGGATATGAGAGGGTAAAAGAAATGTTTTTAGAACATCACATGGCACACAGAATTGCTGCAGTGCTGAAGGAAGTGTTGCGGAAGTCCAAGGGCCATCCTCATCCGTGA
- the LOC110609060 gene encoding uncharacterized protein LOC110609060 isoform X2 — MAKHPVGCLPFQKRCLFVLLIMLSISTVIAFLIKAAFDSCDRRLEVAHKPLHSSLNALSTKTPPNPLTFMKSKQVLLVSHELSLSGGPLLLMELAFLLRGVGAEVFWVTIQKPSETDEVIYNLEQKMLVRGVQVLSAKGQEAIGTALKADIVVLNTAVAGKWLDAILKENIPHVLSKVLWWIHEMRGHYFKLDYVKHLPTVAGAMIDSHVTAQYWKNRTQERLRIKMPETYVVHLGNSKELMEVAEDGVAKRVLREHIRESLGVRDEDLLFAIINSVSRGKGQDLFLRSFFESLELIQVKKLKVPSMHAVIVGSDMTAQTKFETELRNFVMQKKIQDRVHFVNKTLTVAPYLAAVDVLVQNSQARGECFGRITIEAMAFQLPVLGTAAGGTTEIVVNGTTGLLHPVGKDGVTPLAKNIVKLATHVERRLTMGKRGYERVKEMFLEHHMAHRIAAVLKEVLRKSKGHPHP; from the exons ATGGCCAAACACCCCGTCGGTTGCCTTCCGTTTCAGAAGCGATGCCTCTTCGTTCTCCTTATTATGCTCTCCATCTCCACTGTCATCGCTTTTCTCATCAAAGCCGCTTTCGACTCCTGCGATCGCCGCTTGGAAGTTGCTCACAAGCCGCTTCATTCCTCTCTCAACGCTTTGTCAACCAAGACGCCTCCTAATCCTCTCACTTTCATGAAGTCTAAGCAAGTTCTCTTGGTCTCGCATGAGCTCTCTCTGTCAG GTGGACCATTGTTGTTGATGGAATTAGCTTTTCTATTAAGAGGCGTTGGTGCTGAAGTTTTTTGGGTTACCATCCAGAAACCTTCAGAAACTGATGAGGTGATATACAATTTAGAGCAAAAGATGCTTGTCCGAGGAGTACAG GTATTGTCTGCAAAAGGCCAAGAAGCTATAGGTACTGCTCTTAAAGCCGATATAGTTGTTTTGAATACTGCTGTTGCTGGGAAATGGCTAGATGCTATTCTGAAGGAAAACATTCCTCATGTTCTCTCAAAAGTGTTGTGGTGGATTCATGAAATGCGAGGGCATTATTTTAAATTGGACTATGTTAAGCACTTGCCTACAGTTGCTGGTGCTATGATTGATTCACATGTGACGGCACAATATTGGAAAAATAGGACTCAAGAACGGTTGag GATCAAAATGCCTGAGACCTATGTTGTTCACCTTGGGAATAGCAAGGAACTTATGGAGGTTGCTGAAGATGGTGTGGCGAAGAGGGTACTGCGTGAACATATTCGGGAGTCTCTTGGCGTTCGAGATGAAGATTTACTTTTCGCCATAATTAACA GTGTTTCGCGTGGAAAAGGCCAGGATCTCTTTTTGCGTTCCTTTTTCGAGAGCTTGGAGTTGATCCAAGTAAAGAAGTTGAAGGTGCCATCAATGCATGCAGTAATTGTGGGCAGTGACATGACTGCTCAGACCAAGTTTGAGACAGAATTGCGGAACTTTGTGATGCAGAAAAAGATTCAGGATCGTGTTCACTTTGTAAATAAAACTCTTACTGTAGCTCCTTACCTAGCTGCCGTTGATGTTCTTGTTCAGAATTCACAG GCACGGGGAGAATGCTTTGGGAGGATAACCATAGAAGCCATGGCATTTCAGTTGCCTGTGTTG GGAACAGCAGCAGGTGGCACCACAGAGATTGTTGTGAATGGGACTACTGGTTTATTGCATCCTGTTGGAAAAGATGGGGTCACACCCCTCGCAAAAAATATAGTCAAACTTGCCACTCATGTTGAGAGGAGGCTTACAATGGGGAAGAGAGGATATGAGAGGGTAAAAGAAATGTTTTTAGAACATCACATGGCACACAGAATTGCTGCAGTGCTGAAGGAAGTGTTGCGGAAGTCCAAGGGCCATCCTCATCCGTGA
- the LOC110608713 gene encoding peroxidase 72 produces the protein MAQSISILLLTTVLAFAPFISCAKTTGGYLYPQFYDHSCPNAQQIVESIVAKAVAKEARMAASLLRLHFHDCFVKGCDASILLDSSGRIISEKNSNPNRNSARGFEVIDEIKTALEKECPQTVSCADILALAARDSTVLAGGPSWEVPLGRKDSRGASLSGSNNNIPAPNNTFQTILTKFKLQGLNVVDLVALSGSHTIGNARCTSFRQRLYNQSGNGQPDYTLNQAYAATLRGRCPRSGGDQNLFFLDFVTPTKFDNSYFKNILASKGLLSSDQVLLTKNEASMELVKEYAENNKVFFEQFAKSMIKMGNISPLTGPRGEVRKNCRKINS, from the exons ATGGCTCAATCTATAAGCATTCTCTTACTCACTACTGTCCTTGCCTTTGCTCCTTTTATCTCTTGCGCGAAGACCACAGGGGGTTACCTCTACCCACAGTTTTATGACCATTCCTGCCCTAATGCTCAACAGATAGTCGAGTCTATTGTAGCCAAGGCAGTTGCAAAAGAAGCTCGTATGGCTGCCTCATTACTTCGGCTTCACTTTCATGACTGTTTTGTCAAG GGTTGTGATGCATCCATATTGTTAGACAGCAGTGGAAGAATAATCAGTGAGAAGAATTCTAATCCAAACCGAAACTCAGCTCGAGGATTCGAAGTTATTGATGAGATCAAAACTGCACTAGAGAAAGAGTGTCCTCAAACAGTATCCTGTGCTGATATTTTGGCATTGGCAGCTAGAGATTCCACAGTTCTT GCTGGAGGACCTAGCTGGGAAGTACCATTGGGAAGAAAGGACTCCAGAGGTGCAAGCTTGAGTGGTTCTAACAACAACATTCCTGCTCCAAACAACACATTCCAGACCATTCTTACAAAGTTCAAGCTTCAGGGCCTCAATGTTGTTGATCTTGTAGCACTATCAG GAAGCCACACAATCGGAAATGCACGATGCACCAGCTTCAGGCAGAGGCTGTACAACCAGTCAGGCAATGGGCAACCTGACTACACTTTAAATCAAGCATATGCTGCAACATTGCGTGGCCGCTGTCCTAGATCTGGAGGTGACCAAAACCTGTTTTTCTTGGACTTCGTAACTCCAACAAAATTTGATAATAGCTACTTCAAGAACATATTGGCTTCAAAGGGCCTGTTGAGTTCTGATCAAGTTCTTCTCACAAAGAATGAAGCATCCATGGAACTGGTCAAGGAATATGCTGAGAACAATAAAGTCTTCTTTGAGCAGTTTGCCAAGTCGATGATTAAGATGGGAAACATCTCTCCATTGACAGGTCCAAGGGGAGAGGTCAGAAAGAATTGCAGGAAAATTAATAGTTAA
- the LOC110609599 gene encoding 50S ribosomal protein L7/L12 yields the protein MRNLRFLSPHLSRFHKTLLQNTVQSLPKSSVFTCQYTSASQDSSPPATSDKVAALVDEISQLTLLEISDLTEVLRNKLDIKEMPVMAVMMPGMGFSGVKGVAKGGAGAAAKGEEKVEKTVFDVKLEGFDAAAKIKVIKEVRGFTDLGLKEAKDLVEKAPTLLKKGVTKEEAEKIMEKMKGVGAKVTME from the coding sequence ATGAGAAATTTGCGGTTCCTTTCTCCACATTTATCAAGATTCCACAAAACACTCCTTCAAAACACTGTGCAATCACTACCTAAGTCCTCTGTTTTCACCTGTCAGTATACTTCCGCTTCTCAGGATTCGAGCCCACCTGCCACATCTGATAAAGTAGCCGCCCTCGTCGATGAAATTTCCCAACTAACGCTTCTCGAGATCTCTGATCTCACCGAGGTACTTCGCAACAAGTTGGATATCAAGGAAATGCCGGTAATGGCGGTAATGATGCCTGGGATGGGATTTAGTGGCGTCAAGGGCGTCGCAAAGGGAGGAGCAGGTGCGGCGGCCAAGGGAGAGGAGAAGGTGGAGAAAACGGTGTTTGATGTGAAGCTAGAAGGGTTTGATGCGGCGGCTAAAATCAAAGTGATTAAGGAAGTCAGAGGATTTACGGATTTAGGATTGAAGGAGGCAAAGGACTTGGTGGAGAAGGCTCCTACGCTCTTGAAGAAAGGAGTGACGAAAGAGGAGGCAGAGAAAATTATGGAGAAAATGAAGGGGGTTGGCGCCAAAGTTACCATGGAATGA